The window TCAAAGGTCAGTTATTAAAGTTGTTGTTTGACTTAGTAAAGCGGCAATGAcagttttaagcctttttccaagAAGGTGCGGTTGTTAAATTGACAGTTTACAATGAAGAGAAAGTGAGCATGGTTCATTAATCTCATCATGTTTCCAACAGGGATTTGCCTTTATCAGTTTCCACCGTCGGGAGGATGCAGCGAGAGCCATCGCAGGAGTGTCAGGATTTGGATATGACCATCTTATTCTCAATGTTGAATGGGCCAAGTAAGTTCATTGTCAGTTTTGTCAATGAATTTATCATAGTGTTGTGTAATCTTGCTGCTGATTAAATTTCATTCACTTTGCAGACCGTCAAACAACTGAGGAATCCAGAGCGTATCCCAGGAAGATGCCAGATTTTGTTGTGGTAAAATATGGCTGTTACcataataaaaagaataatgGTCAATGTCTTTGTCATTACTTCCTTTTTTGATTGCGTTTTCTTTCTAGGCTTTTTGTTTGTATTCTAAAACTTCCCCTCAGTCAGTcctggcagatggctgcccctccctgagcctggttctgctggagggttcttcctgttaaaagggagtttttcttcccactgttgccaagtgctgctcataaggggtcgttttgattgtttggttttctctataattattgtatggtgtttaccttacaatataaagcaccttaaggtgACTTGTGATTTgtttctatataaataaaattgaatttaaaaccGTGCCGTGGCAAACTATGAAGCAAGTTCTGGATatccaggctttttttttttgttagctgGCTTGACAAGATCTAAAATCCTGGAGAAAGATGAGCATCATGATGGTGTTAATCAGCTTTTTAGCTCCACTGTCAATGACGGATGACTGCCATCGGAGCTTCACCCATACTGAGCCGACCGGCATCTGTCTGCCAAATTTTTGCTGAATTTGCTACTCGGTCATTTGAAATCTTCTGAATCTTGGCACAAATACTCTTTGGTTAaggcagtgattctcaaatccactcgtggcccagtgtcctgcaggtcatagatgtgtccctgatctaacacacctgaatcaaatggctgaattacctcctcggtATGCAGTCTAGTTCTCCAgggtcctgctaatgacttctatatttgattcaggtgtgttggatcagggccacgaggcctggatttgagaatcgcTGGGTTAAGGTTTTACAAAATTAGGGAGACTGTGTTtcgattatttatttatttttttttaatgaattttttgATAATTTCCCAGAAATTCTGCACATTGAGGTTTACTTTTAATCCCTACTCCTCCTTTTTCCTAAGCTGACTCTTGAACTTGGTATGAGTATTCAATGTGCAAAGCTCTACAAAATGcttcaaatttattttaaattttaaagaaacagGACATTCATGTCTAACTTCAGTGACCActtctcttatttatttactgagtCTTTTGAAACTTGCCACAATTCATTAGGCAAATCTATACAAAATGCCACAGATTAATTTCTGATTTTTCACTTACTTAGGTTTTAggaatttttcatattttaaagaaatactGTAGATCGTTTAACTTCATTCACTACTCCCTTTTTTTTGCTGGCCAgttcttctgaaacttggtaGTATTCAGAGTAATCATTAGGCAAAGGTCTACAGAATGTTGCAGACAGGTTTTCAATGTTTGACAAGtttttttacatgtaaaaaaaaaaaaaaaacttgattagCTCAATGATGGTTGACTCTCAGTCAAATTACTTTCTGTTGCAATATATCACATATTGTCCAGTTACTAAAACATTTGCCAGCAGAGCTCTGTGGGCCAACAGGTCAGGTTACATAAAGAATATAAAATGACAAAAGGCAACATGTCACAAATATGGCAAGATGGTAATGTTGAAAAAAGTTATTCTTGCTTTCATACCTCGAAACTCGATCTGCAAGTGGTTGAATACTCAGCGGGGGATGTGCTAAtctttttccagatttatttaaaCAGTGCTATGCAGTGTATCTCCATGACCGTAAGACATTAAAGTtagctttaaaaacatttatgcaACATTTTTGAGTAATCACAGTTATAAGTTCGTTATAAGCAGATATTCTGCTTATAACAAAGAgtataatatttaaaaacagcaggtcACATTATTAGTAGTCACCCTATCAAGTGTAACAATAATCAGCATTCCATTTCAGCATCACGAGTACTCGTTACTGTAGCTTTTTCGGATACGAATGTAGTAATGAagagaaaatctgttttttgttgttgtttttgcattCTCTCTTTCAACTCTTctgttatccatccatccattttcttccgcttatcctttgcAAGGTCGTTTCCAATAAATCACTCCCAAAATACAGAGAATGGAGATCACAGCAATTACAATCCCAACAATGGCCCCAGTGTTGGAACCTAAAACAGAATAACAGAACAAAAGATCATAGAAAATAACTGAGCATAACATGCTAGGTAATGTAATGAATGAGGTGAAGAGAACTTACCTGAAGGCTTGCTGACAGTGAAATATTTGGTCACAGTTCCCTGGCTGTTTGAGGCTGTGCAGACATAGACCCCCGGATGCTCAAATGGTCGGGTCAGAATGGGTTGATTCTCATCTTGACTCTTGTACGCCTCTTGAGCTGCTTGTGGGAATTGCCAGCGGTACGATGGCACACGGTTTCCTGTAGCTGTGCAATTTAAAGTCATCATTTGACCAGCTGAAAGTTCCAGAGTCTCATTTGCGGGATTGGTGAAGGTCGGTGGGTCTGACATGAaatcaaaatgcagaaacacagagagaaaaacttgaagaaatgaaaataaaataagaaatgttGTGATGGTTAAATTCAGATCATGTTAAAAGCTCACAGAGTACAGTCACATTATATGACTTTGAAGGCATCGTGGGAGGACCTTGTGCTTCTGGCCACAAGTTTAGCTTTGCTTCACACCAGAGTTGAGCTCCATCATCGTCTCTATGAGCAATCACATTGAGGACAGATGACTTATTGACCGGAGATGGACGAGACTCATCAAAAGTCTGAGAAAGCAAGATCTTATTTCCTTTGTGCCAAAGCACAGAGAGATTTCTTGCTGGTGCCACATTAACAATGTCACACTGTATGGCATACTGTTGGCCTTCCACCATGCTATTTAAATTCTTCAAAGACACACTGTCTGGCATTTCTGTAACAAGAAGACAAAGCAAACTGTTATTCAGTGACCAAATACTAAAATTAGCCTGCCTTGGAAATGTCAGATAAAGTTAAGGTTACTTACTGTAAACAGTGACTGGTAATATTTTTGTACACTGGTTATCACCAGGGAGATTCACATAACACATTGGTTCCATCACCCAGTCTGACACAGAGTTAATTTTAAAGGGAAGAGAAGAGACACCCTGGGTAAGGTCCACTCCTCCATACGG is drawn from Archocentrus centrarchus isolate MPI-CPG fArcCen1 chromosome 8, fArcCen1, whole genome shotgun sequence and contains these coding sequences:
- the LOC115784853 gene encoding intercellular adhesion molecule 1-like gives rise to the protein MMWFFILSLTAWMGKAVSSSCPQLEMSPPRVVVRFGDSLSANCTSSFNQTEGMGWESPYGGVDLTQGVSSLPFKINSVSDWVMEPMCYVNLPGDNQCTKILPVTVYKMPDSVSLKNLNSMVEGQQYAIQCDIVNVAPARNLSVLWHKGNKILLSQTFDESRPSPVNKSSVLNVIAHRDDDGAQLWCEAKLNLWPEAQGPPTMPSKSYNVTVLYPPTFTNPANETLELSAGQMMTLNCTATGNRVPSYRWQFPQAAQEAYKSQDENQPILTRPFEHPGVYVCTASNSQGTVTKYFTVSKPSGSNTGAIVGIVIAVISILCILGVIYWKRPCKG